The proteins below come from a single Halobacillus salinarum genomic window:
- a CDS encoding four-carbon acid sugar kinase family protein, producing the protein MDIVVLCDDLTGANATGVKLSKQGFKTATVIHGLPLPQSGYDALCLDIDSRYAPENQARNRVTAALKESTKNGRAAIYSKRIDSTLRGNIGSEMEAMLEFLGKETVAVVVSSFPDSGRTTIGGFLLVDNIPLQQTDVAQDPVRPLTTSKVEEIIQFQTELPTTTLGLDVVLGGREKLEQQINQAKQHSKIICIDAVTEEHIDLIAEVVKNIETPVLSVDPGPFTAAYASKKLNQAKRSHKYLITIGSVTTQTGMQIDYFTHKMNVKPIYVTPANLATFTDDWGKEVNRVVEEAEDKLQDTDILMITTYSPGQKMLDLSSLAAKENTTEDSLAKRITDGLGMISRRILENNRELFKGCYLSGGDVTASVGSITRAHGIELNDEIIPLAAFGSFIGGYLDGMPVVTKGGMIGDKKALHTCMSYLISSTINT; encoded by the coding sequence ATGGATATTGTGGTTCTTTGTGATGATCTGACAGGAGCGAATGCGACAGGCGTAAAATTGTCCAAACAAGGGTTTAAAACGGCTACCGTGATTCATGGACTTCCATTACCTCAATCCGGATACGATGCACTTTGTTTAGATATAGACAGCCGCTATGCACCAGAGAACCAGGCACGAAACCGTGTGACGGCTGCTCTTAAAGAAAGCACAAAAAACGGACGGGCCGCTATTTACAGCAAAAGAATCGATAGTACTTTAAGAGGAAATATCGGCAGTGAAATGGAAGCGATGCTGGAATTTTTAGGGAAGGAGACTGTAGCGGTTGTCGTCTCTTCTTTTCCCGACTCAGGACGCACAACGATCGGCGGCTTTCTTCTCGTTGACAACATTCCCCTTCAGCAAACCGATGTCGCCCAGGACCCTGTACGTCCGCTTACGACGTCAAAAGTAGAGGAAATCATCCAGTTTCAAACGGAGCTGCCGACTACAACACTGGGCTTGGATGTGGTGCTTGGAGGACGGGAAAAACTAGAACAGCAAATCAATCAAGCGAAACAGCATTCTAAAATTATTTGTATCGATGCCGTCACCGAGGAGCATATCGATTTGATCGCTGAAGTAGTGAAGAATATAGAGACCCCGGTCCTCTCTGTCGATCCGGGACCGTTTACAGCCGCTTATGCCAGCAAAAAATTGAACCAGGCGAAAAGAAGCCACAAATACTTAATCACGATCGGGAGCGTGACCACTCAAACCGGGATGCAGATAGATTATTTCACTCACAAAATGAATGTGAAACCGATTTATGTCACCCCTGCAAACCTCGCAACCTTTACGGACGACTGGGGTAAAGAAGTCAACCGTGTTGTTGAAGAAGCGGAGGATAAACTTCAAGACACCGATATACTTATGATCACCACTTACTCTCCCGGCCAAAAAATGTTAGACCTTTCCTCATTGGCTGCAAAGGAAAATACGACCGAAGACAGCCTTGCGAAGAGAATCACAGATGGTCTAGGTATGATCAGCCGGAGAATTTTAGAAAACAACCGGGAGCTTTTCAAAGGTTGTTACCTGAGCGGAGGCGATGTGACGGCCTCGGTCGGTTCAATTACGCGAGCCCACGGCATTGAATTAAACGACGAAATCATCCCTTTAGCTGCGTTTGGAAGCTTTATCGGCGGTTATTTAGACGGCATGCCTGTCGTCACGAAAGGGGGCATGATTGGTGACAAAAAAGCCCTGCACACGTGTATGAGCTATTTGATTTCATCAACAATAAATACGTAA
- a CDS encoding GNAT family N-acetyltransferase: protein MLQTFETDRLILRERTLEDIEQCMEMDQDPEVVKYIPEIMEVLHGPKPNLEKHKGFVIKRLEADYPDGLGYWTIESKEHGRRFMGWILLIPADGIGPEVEIGWRLKRIYWGKGYATEAAKTIVDHAFDTVGLAKVIADIHYLNQGSIRVAEKLGFRLENTNEDSTAPYVSYSIDNKSFFS, encoded by the coding sequence ATGCTGCAGACTTTTGAAACAGACCGGTTAATATTGCGGGAACGAACGTTGGAAGACATTGAACAATGCATGGAGATGGACCAGGATCCAGAAGTAGTGAAGTATATTCCTGAAATCATGGAGGTCCTGCACGGCCCCAAGCCTAACCTTGAAAAGCATAAAGGATTTGTTATCAAGAGATTGGAAGCGGATTATCCAGATGGATTAGGGTACTGGACCATTGAATCAAAGGAGCATGGTAGACGGTTTATGGGCTGGATCCTGCTGATTCCCGCTGATGGGATTGGTCCGGAAGTTGAAATTGGCTGGAGACTGAAAAGAATCTATTGGGGAAAAGGGTATGCTACGGAGGCTGCCAAGACTATTGTAGACCACGCTTTTGATACCGTCGGGCTGGCAAAAGTAATCGCGGACATCCATTACTTAAATCAGGGGTCGATAAGAGTGGCTGAGAAACTTGGGTTCAGGCTGGAAAATACGAATGAGGATAGTACAGCTCCTTATGTTAGCTACTCTATTGATAACAAATCGTTTTTTTCTTAA
- a CDS encoding GntP family permease, with the protein MEAPGGQIILGLVIGIALLIFLVMKTKVHAFIALIASASVIGLIAGMTPPKVAEAITNGFGGTLGSIGIVIGFGVMLGRVMEVAGASERLAYSFVRMLGKRREDWAMALTGYVVSIPIFVDSAFVILTPLVKAVSKKTKRSVITLGVALAIGLVVTHSLVPPTPGPLGVAGIFGVSVGVMILWGLLISVPLIIVGVLYAKWIGKKIHQLPAEDGEGWVRPEKPTETYEEFVEQQENKHLPSLALSIAPILIPILLIFANTVVTAQDLTSGIFGYIQFFGNPVIAVGIGLVFAIYTLTKRLSRTDSLDRMEEGIKSAGIILLVTGAGGALGNVLRESGSGDYVAQSIVDMSIPLVLLPFFVSSFVRLVQGSGTVAMITAASITAPILSGVDGVYMPLAAIGATTGSLLFSYFNDSFYWVVNRMLGIRNAKEQMMVWSIPTTLAWLTAFILLVILSIFF; encoded by the coding sequence ATGGAAGCACCAGGCGGACAAATTATTTTAGGTTTGGTCATAGGAATTGCCCTGCTGATTTTTTTAGTTATGAAAACAAAGGTACATGCCTTTATCGCATTAATTGCATCTGCTTCTGTTATCGGTCTTATTGCGGGCATGACTCCTCCAAAAGTCGCTGAAGCAATTACCAACGGATTCGGAGGTACACTTGGATCGATTGGGATTGTCATTGGTTTCGGGGTGATGCTCGGCCGCGTTATGGAAGTCGCCGGAGCCTCTGAACGCCTCGCCTACTCCTTTGTAAGGATGTTAGGAAAACGAAGAGAAGACTGGGCGATGGCTTTAACCGGTTATGTCGTTTCCATTCCGATCTTCGTTGATTCGGCCTTCGTTATTTTAACGCCATTAGTGAAAGCGGTTTCAAAGAAAACAAAGCGATCGGTTATCACGCTCGGCGTAGCCTTAGCCATCGGTCTCGTCGTCACCCACTCCTTAGTTCCTCCTACACCAGGGCCGCTCGGAGTCGCTGGTATTTTTGGTGTCAGTGTAGGGGTTATGATTTTGTGGGGACTCCTCATCTCCGTCCCATTGATTATCGTCGGAGTCCTCTATGCCAAATGGATCGGTAAGAAAATTCACCAGCTCCCAGCTGAAGACGGGGAAGGCTGGGTTCGTCCGGAAAAACCCACAGAAACGTATGAAGAATTCGTCGAGCAGCAGGAAAACAAACACCTTCCTTCTTTGGCTCTATCCATCGCACCTATTCTAATCCCTATTTTATTGATTTTTGCTAATACCGTCGTGACGGCTCAGGATTTAACCAGTGGCATATTCGGGTACATCCAGTTCTTTGGTAACCCGGTTATTGCGGTCGGCATCGGTCTTGTCTTTGCTATTTACACGTTAACGAAGCGGCTAAGCCGCACCGATTCTCTTGATCGGATGGAAGAAGGCATTAAATCTGCCGGCATCATCCTGCTCGTTACTGGGGCAGGCGGGGCGCTTGGGAACGTCCTTCGCGAAAGCGGCTCTGGTGATTACGTAGCCCAATCGATCGTGGACATGTCGATTCCACTCGTGCTGCTGCCTTTCTTTGTATCAAGCTTTGTACGACTCGTGCAAGGGAGTGGAACCGTTGCGATGATAACGGCCGCATCAATCACGGCCCCCATTCTTTCTGGAGTTGATGGGGTCTACATGCCGCTCGCAGCCATTGGAGCGACCACCGGATCTCTGCTGTTCTCTTATTTTAACGACAGCTTTTACTGGGTCGTCAACCGTATGCTTGGCATCCGTAACGCCAAGGAACAAATGATGGTATGGTCGATCCCGACAACCTTAGCATGGCTGACTGCGTTTATTTTGTTAGTGATCTTGTCCATTTTCTTTTAA
- a CDS encoding MFS transporter yields MNVHRWMSRQFISFYLTWGIFLPYFTGWMIHTKGISVSEASLIMSLGLIIRGLSTLFAFPQLSEKFSSKFLINAMAIGTFIALLLSILANSFMSLLIVVLFLHFFYPTLMPALDTAAGVLVQHRLLRDYGKSRSWGSMGFVVGGLMLTLFTGQFGDEAILWALLVSLFIFICLSLMRAPGVLSEKPQVEETKRGGMLKVFKVKHFGIVLVIVILLQAAHASYYNYGYIYLQEIGAPTYLIGVIINIAVIAEIIFFMKADTTFRNFSPGSLLILAALGSTIRWILVFAFPNVVVFSIAQVLHACSFAMGHYAFMQYLIKNIAPEAIPKAQGIYAALALSWSTAVFTIFGGFLYEIEPGYAFLGMIVSTIPSMLVAIIYRKLEKKSEIEAEMAG; encoded by the coding sequence ATGAATGTACACCGCTGGATGAGCAGACAATTTATCAGTTTTTACTTAACGTGGGGAATTTTTCTCCCTTATTTTACAGGATGGATGATCCATACGAAGGGAATATCCGTGTCAGAGGCAAGCTTAATTATGAGCTTAGGTCTTATCATCCGCGGACTGTCCACCTTATTTGCTTTTCCACAGCTATCGGAGAAATTCAGCAGTAAATTTTTAATCAATGCGATGGCCATCGGTACTTTCATCGCCCTGCTGTTATCCATCCTGGCAAACTCATTTATGAGTCTGCTGATCGTCGTTTTATTTTTACACTTTTTCTACCCAACTTTGATGCCTGCGTTAGATACTGCAGCAGGTGTACTCGTGCAGCATCGACTGCTGCGTGATTATGGAAAAAGCCGTTCGTGGGGGTCAATGGGGTTTGTCGTAGGCGGATTGATGCTGACCTTGTTTACCGGACAATTTGGTGATGAAGCAATCCTTTGGGCTCTGCTTGTCAGCTTATTTATCTTTATCTGCCTCAGCCTCATGCGAGCACCGGGTGTGTTATCCGAGAAGCCTCAGGTCGAAGAAACAAAAAGAGGCGGGATGCTGAAGGTATTTAAGGTGAAGCACTTTGGCATCGTCCTGGTCATCGTCATTTTGCTGCAGGCCGCTCACGCGTCGTATTACAACTATGGCTATATTTATCTGCAGGAAATCGGAGCGCCGACCTATTTGATCGGAGTCATTATTAATATCGCCGTGATCGCAGAAATCATCTTTTTCATGAAGGCAGACACGACGTTTCGCAACTTCTCTCCGGGCTCCCTGCTCATTTTGGCAGCGCTCGGCTCGACGATCCGCTGGATTCTCGTCTTTGCTTTTCCGAACGTCGTCGTATTCTCAATCGCCCAGGTACTGCATGCCTGTTCATTTGCCATGGGGCATTACGCCTTTATGCAGTACTTAATTAAAAATATTGCCCCGGAAGCAATCCCTAAAGCGCAAGGCATTTACGCTGCCCTCGCCTTAAGCTGGAGCACGGCCGTATTTACTATTTTTGGCGGTTTTCTCTATGAGATCGAGCCTGGTTATGCGTTTCTCGGCATGATCGTCTCTACCATTCCATCTATGCTGGTAGCGATCATTTACAGGAAACTGGAGAAGAAAAGTGAAATAGAAGCTGAGATGGCAGGATAA
- a CDS encoding TetR/AcrR family transcriptional regulator, which translates to MSKKFNQRNTLILNTAEELIKTHGYHEVKMSDISEKLDIAKGTLYSHYQSKEQLVFSIVKPKIDSFLSSVEEITESTLSENKKVISFINEGFLSDFFHFVLSSFPDMAAIFNEDHNSELALSQRRIISNFEQVIEAGKRNATFQTKAPADFLSLQLMQLFDPLIYQTLVSSGTMSAQNFVNQSTAFFMRAIHSKGDF; encoded by the coding sequence ATGTCTAAAAAATTCAATCAAAGAAATACGCTCATTTTAAACACAGCTGAAGAGTTAATAAAAACTCACGGTTATCATGAAGTAAAAATGAGTGATATCTCCGAAAAACTTGATATAGCGAAAGGCACGCTGTATTCGCACTACCAATCCAAAGAGCAGTTAGTTTTTTCCATTGTTAAACCGAAAATAGACAGCTTTTTAAGTAGTGTAGAAGAAATCACTGAAAGCACACTTTCAGAAAACAAAAAGGTGATCTCGTTTATTAACGAGGGTTTTCTCAGTGATTTTTTCCATTTTGTTTTATCAAGTTTCCCTGATATGGCTGCCATATTCAATGAAGATCATAACTCTGAACTTGCTTTATCTCAGAGAAGAATTATTTCCAACTTTGAACAAGTTATAGAAGCTGGCAAGAGAAATGCAACTTTTCAAACGAAGGCACCCGCGGATTTTTTGTCGCTGCAGCTGATGCAGCTATTTGATCCTCTGATTTATCAAACCTTAGTATCTTCAGGTACGATGAGTGCTCAAAACTTTGTCAACCAGTCCACTGCTTTTTTTATGAGAGCGATTCATAGTAAAGGAGATTTCTAA
- a CDS encoding SecDF P1 head subdomain-containing protein, protein MRVIVVLMSTLFLLIGCQQRIDNEYSHVSIKDEAGDVLVTASDFEKASVQQQEEQVVITADFKQGKTSKEMTKDHLHEKIHVYLGDTEIASPVIHTVINSGSIQIAGDFSKEDAEKFVDVIHH, encoded by the coding sequence ATGCGGGTAATCGTTGTTTTAATGAGTACGCTGTTTCTGCTTATAGGCTGTCAGCAAAGGATTGACAACGAATACAGTCATGTTTCCATTAAAGACGAGGCCGGAGATGTTCTCGTTACGGCTTCGGACTTTGAAAAAGCCAGTGTCCAGCAGCAAGAAGAGCAAGTCGTGATCACGGCAGATTTTAAACAGGGTAAAACATCTAAAGAAATGACTAAGGATCATTTGCATGAAAAGATTCATGTTTATTTAGGAGACACGGAGATCGCTTCTCCGGTCATTCACACGGTCATCAATAGCGGTTCAATACAAATCGCAGGTGATTTCTCGAAAGAAGATGCTGAAAAGTTTGTGGATGTTATTCATCACTAA
- a CDS encoding serine hydrolase domain-containing protein has product MSDKIDFSGVVYVKDDEEIRASSAFGFADRVEERPNTPDTRFGTASGCKLFTAIGICQLVEGGFIHFDTRLADCLPIEFPAFDKEITIHHLLTHTSGIPDYFDEEVMSDFEDLWKDYPVYRIQSLQDFLPLFQSGQMKFNPGERFHYNNAGYILLGLIIEAQTGRRFTEYIESEVFHKCTMTDSGYFRLDQLPKNTAIGYIDNQEKKTWRTNIYSIPILGGSDGGAFVTAPDMVKLWESLFACKLLNEKTTHQLLMPHVHVKGEIYYGYGIWMNQRNEDIYKYHVMGYDPGVSFRASFYPDSHLKIVIPSNNESGPFEMTKGLEDLLVR; this is encoded by the coding sequence ATGAGCGATAAGATTGACTTTTCAGGCGTGGTGTATGTGAAGGATGATGAGGAGATAAGAGCTAGTTCTGCCTTTGGTTTTGCAGATAGAGTAGAAGAACGTCCGAATACTCCGGACACTCGTTTTGGAACAGCTTCCGGTTGTAAACTGTTTACTGCCATTGGAATCTGCCAGTTAGTTGAGGGAGGGTTCATCCATTTCGATACGCGATTAGCAGATTGCTTACCGATAGAATTTCCTGCCTTTGACAAAGAAATCACCATCCACCATCTATTAACTCATACATCTGGTATACCTGATTATTTTGATGAAGAAGTAATGAGTGATTTTGAGGACTTGTGGAAGGACTACCCGGTTTACCGAATCCAATCGCTTCAAGATTTTCTGCCGTTATTTCAATCCGGCCAAATGAAGTTTAACCCTGGTGAGAGGTTCCATTATAACAATGCCGGCTATATCCTCCTGGGCCTTATCATTGAAGCACAAACTGGCAGACGTTTTACAGAATATATAGAGTCCGAAGTTTTCCATAAATGCACCATGACAGATTCAGGGTATTTTAGACTGGATCAGCTCCCGAAAAATACCGCAATCGGATACATAGACAACCAGGAAAAGAAGACGTGGCGAACGAATATTTATTCGATTCCCATCCTAGGAGGCTCCGATGGAGGTGCTTTTGTTACGGCGCCTGATATGGTTAAGTTATGGGAGTCATTATTTGCTTGTAAACTATTAAATGAAAAGACTACGCACCAGCTGCTCATGCCCCACGTTCACGTAAAGGGAGAAATTTATTATGGCTATGGTATTTGGATGAACCAAAGGAATGAGGACATATACAAATATCATGTGATGGGATATGATCCAGGTGTCAGCTTTAGAGCCTCATTTTATCCAGACTCTCATTTGAAAATTGTTATTCCCTCTAATAATGAATCTGGCCCTTTTGAAATGACTAAAGGACTCGAAGATCTTCTAGTGAGATAA
- a CDS encoding DeoR/GlpR family DNA-binding transcription regulator, which produces MLQAERRHNILKQLQTSGTVYIEQLATQYNVSTMTVRRDLAALEEEGKLIRSHGGAVLPESLTQEVPYQTKLSSYTAEKEQIAKKAVELIPDQARILLDSGTTNLEIAKLLKSRDDLLIVTNDAKISIELLHSDCKVISTGGELQKDVGAFIGTHVQELLRQIKVDIVFIGANAVHLTEGISTPTLEKSYIKKLMLKNASSKWIVADHSKFNKRSFAHVCDFDEVNGIITDDQIDAHTKEQLHQVTNVY; this is translated from the coding sequence ATGCTGCAAGCAGAACGACGCCATAACATTTTAAAACAACTTCAAACATCAGGAACCGTTTATATCGAGCAATTAGCCACTCAATATAACGTATCCACCATGACCGTCCGCCGGGATCTCGCTGCTCTGGAAGAAGAAGGCAAGCTGATACGGTCCCACGGGGGAGCGGTCCTTCCAGAATCACTGACGCAGGAAGTCCCCTACCAAACGAAGCTTTCCAGCTATACGGCTGAAAAAGAACAAATTGCTAAAAAAGCGGTAGAGCTCATTCCTGATCAAGCAAGAATCTTACTCGATTCAGGTACGACAAACCTTGAAATTGCAAAACTTTTAAAGTCAAGAGATGACCTATTGATCGTCACAAATGATGCGAAAATATCGATTGAGCTTCTTCATTCAGACTGTAAGGTGATTTCAACAGGGGGAGAGCTGCAAAAAGATGTCGGGGCGTTTATCGGCACCCACGTACAGGAATTGTTGCGGCAGATTAAAGTGGACATCGTTTTTATAGGAGCGAATGCTGTCCATTTAACAGAAGGCATCTCTACCCCTACATTAGAAAAATCGTATATTAAAAAACTGATGCTGAAAAATGCCAGTTCCAAATGGATTGTGGCCGACCACAGCAAGTTTAATAAACGATCCTTTGCCCATGTATGTGATTTTGACGAAGTTAATGGCATCATTACCGATGATCAAATCGATGCGCACACAAAAGAACAACTTCACCAAGTAACTAATGTTTACTGA
- the yeiL gene encoding transcriptional regulator YeiL, with protein sequence MKKMKNEKRRQYLQKHSISHLFSFPVEEFLEIHEYARDEWIIKEGMRPDYLFYVVEGKAKIYVTYQNGKSSLINFINADAYIGEMELVNDVHYTKGIQTLTKTICYAIPLTRFQKQLLEDTKFLRELTKFLSVKASKMAEKYSQSLSFPLENRLADFIMQTADQDVYKEKHVTVCDFLGVSYRHLLHVLSQFCEKGYLQKEGHHYHIIDQARLRELAGMLKNG encoded by the coding sequence ATGAAAAAAATGAAAAATGAAAAAAGACGCCAGTATTTACAGAAGCACTCGATTTCCCATTTGTTTTCGTTTCCAGTAGAAGAATTTTTGGAAATCCATGAATATGCGCGGGATGAATGGATTATTAAAGAGGGCATGCGCCCCGACTACCTGTTTTATGTGGTCGAAGGAAAAGCGAAGATCTATGTGACGTATCAAAATGGGAAAAGCTCCCTGATTAATTTTATCAATGCCGATGCATACATCGGGGAAATGGAGCTCGTCAATGACGTGCATTACACAAAAGGGATCCAAACCTTAACAAAAACGATCTGCTACGCCATTCCTCTTACCCGTTTTCAAAAACAACTGCTCGAGGATACAAAATTTTTGCGTGAGCTGACGAAGTTTTTAAGCGTGAAAGCGAGTAAAATGGCAGAGAAGTACTCACAAAGCCTCTCGTTCCCACTGGAAAACCGGCTCGCTGATTTCATTATGCAGACTGCGGACCAAGACGTTTATAAGGAAAAACACGTCACGGTCTGTGACTTTCTCGGTGTGTCCTATCGTCATCTATTACACGTGTTGTCCCAGTTTTGTGAGAAGGGATATTTGCAAAAAGAGGGGCATCACTATCATATTATAGATCAGGCCCGGCTTCGAGAGCTTGCGGGGATGTTGAAAAATGGGTAA
- a CDS encoding oxidoreductase, with the protein MANEKLFSKTEINNNTFKNRYVVAPMTRISAEQDGRANERMRNYYERYAKGGFSAIISEGIYIDDRYSQGYADQPGLSSAEHVNSWKPVVDAVHKHSVLFLAQLMHAGGQSQANRYTDETIAPAPVAPKGEQLGFYGGSGPYQTPKAMTDEDIQQVKEAFVQSALRAKEAGFDGVEIHGANGYLLDEFLTDYFNQRQDSYGPSLTNRLRFIRETITDIRNAVGPDFVVGIRISQIKVSDAEHKWAEGEQDAETIFSELGKTALDYIHVTDKDAAAPAFGNQSRTLAQAAKDFSGLPVIANGKLGDPEKAETLLKDNHADFVSLGTSALANPDLPNKVYNHHEIKPFDFENTLLPKAYVKDHELQMEIIHEEKFNGCCK; encoded by the coding sequence GTGGCGAACGAAAAGCTTTTCTCAAAAACGGAAATCAATAACAATACATTCAAGAATCGATATGTCGTGGCACCCATGACCCGGATCAGCGCTGAACAAGACGGCCGGGCTAATGAACGGATGCGGAACTATTATGAGCGGTACGCGAAAGGCGGCTTTAGTGCCATTATATCTGAAGGAATCTATATAGACGACCGCTACAGCCAGGGCTATGCAGATCAGCCTGGTCTTTCCAGCGCTGAACACGTGAACTCCTGGAAACCTGTCGTTGATGCTGTCCATAAACACAGCGTTTTATTCCTGGCGCAGCTTATGCATGCAGGCGGGCAGAGTCAGGCAAATCGATATACAGATGAAACGATCGCGCCCGCTCCTGTGGCACCAAAGGGAGAACAGTTAGGTTTCTATGGCGGCTCCGGACCTTACCAAACTCCTAAAGCGATGACTGATGAGGATATTCAACAAGTAAAAGAAGCCTTCGTTCAAAGCGCCCTCCGTGCAAAAGAAGCTGGATTTGACGGTGTTGAAATTCATGGAGCCAATGGATATTTGCTGGATGAGTTCTTAACCGACTATTTCAACCAAAGACAGGACTCCTATGGCCCTTCACTAACCAATCGTCTGCGTTTCATTAGAGAAACCATCACGGATATCCGAAACGCCGTCGGTCCTGATTTTGTTGTAGGCATCCGCATTTCCCAAATAAAAGTCTCAGATGCTGAACACAAATGGGCGGAAGGAGAGCAAGACGCAGAGACGATCTTTTCCGAGTTAGGAAAAACTGCACTCGACTACATCCATGTAACCGACAAGGATGCAGCAGCTCCCGCTTTTGGAAATCAAAGCAGAACGCTTGCTCAAGCCGCTAAAGATTTCAGCGGCCTCCCGGTTATCGCCAATGGAAAGCTTGGTGATCCTGAAAAAGCAGAGACCCTTTTAAAAGACAATCACGCCGATTTTGTCTCCTTAGGAACAAGCGCCCTGGCTAATCCAGACTTACCAAACAAAGTGTATAACCACCACGAAATCAAACCCTTTGACTTTGAAAACACGTTGCTTCCTAAGGCATACGTCAAAGATCATGAACTTCAGATGGAAATCATTCATGAAGAAAAATTTAATGGATGCTGTAAGTAA
- a CDS encoding GNAT family N-acetyltransferase, with protein MIEVKRGRPEHVAGIARVCIEGRQDAIAGLKSLENIKRNNQIFYNHDRITRELSEAEGWDGYFAALDDGNVAGAIGGGMVDAEKSEIYVLYLDPKRRREGIGTQLLNYLTEIQLQKGSKEQWVSVLKGNDKGIPFYEAKGFQFMHEKDAYGNVEGEDYLSLRYRRYI; from the coding sequence ATGATTGAAGTGAAAAGAGGAAGGCCGGAGCATGTGGCAGGCATCGCCAGGGTTTGCATAGAGGGGAGACAGGATGCAATCGCTGGTCTTAAGAGTTTAGAAAATATAAAAAGAAATAACCAAATCTTTTATAATCATGACCGGATCACCCGGGAATTAAGTGAAGCAGAGGGCTGGGATGGTTATTTCGCAGCACTAGATGATGGAAACGTAGCAGGAGCGATTGGCGGCGGCATGGTTGACGCTGAAAAAAGTGAAATTTACGTACTCTATTTAGATCCCAAACGCCGTAGAGAAGGCATAGGCACTCAACTCTTAAATTACCTGACAGAAATACAGCTTCAAAAGGGGTCTAAGGAACAGTGGGTGTCTGTGCTCAAAGGAAATGATAAAGGCATTCCATTTTATGAGGCAAAAGGATTTCAGTTTATGCATGAAAAAGATGCGTATGGGAACGTTGAAGGGGAAGATTATCTTTCCTTAAGATACCGCCGGTACATATAA
- the pdxA gene encoding 4-hydroxythreonine-4-phosphate dehydrogenase PdxA translates to MKKNNKPVIAIPTGDPAGIGPEIVIKSLKQKEIYEICDPVVIGDRDVLETIMEAIDTRLDIHVIKKPDEAHYQPGTLHLIDLDNVDIASYEMGQVSGMCGKASYEYIKKAHDLIENDEADAICTPPINKESLQASEDVPYIDHTAMLSAFTNSHDPMTMFEVNDLRIFFLTRHVSLKDSIPLMTKERVEDYLVRCKEALQLLGIEKPKLALAGLNPHSGEGGLFGREEIDELTPGIEAAKKQGVDVNGPVPADSVFHQAANGKYDAVLSLYHDQGHIAAKMYDFERTVSVTNGLPYLRTSVDHGTAFDIAGKGLASPVSMVEAIKAAAKYTPFFEKQKA, encoded by the coding sequence ATGAAAAAAAACAACAAGCCTGTCATTGCGATACCCACCGGAGACCCTGCCGGAATCGGACCTGAAATTGTCATTAAATCACTGAAGCAGAAAGAAATTTATGAAATCTGTGATCCAGTAGTTATTGGTGATAGAGACGTCTTAGAAACGATTATGGAAGCGATTGACACCCGCCTGGACATCCACGTTATCAAAAAACCAGACGAAGCCCACTACCAACCGGGCACCCTTCATTTAATCGACCTGGATAATGTAGACATCGCGAGCTATGAAATGGGCCAGGTTTCCGGCATGTGCGGGAAGGCTTCCTATGAATATATTAAAAAAGCACACGACTTAATAGAAAACGACGAAGCGGATGCGATCTGCACCCCGCCCATTAACAAGGAGTCCCTTCAAGCGAGTGAAGATGTTCCTTATATCGACCACACCGCGATGTTATCGGCATTCACGAACTCCCATGACCCGATGACGATGTTTGAAGTGAACGATTTACGCATTTTCTTTTTAACGCGGCACGTTTCTTTAAAAGATTCCATCCCGCTCATGACAAAAGAACGCGTGGAGGATTACCTTGTGCGCTGTAAAGAAGCACTGCAGCTGCTAGGCATTGAAAAGCCTAAGCTTGCGCTTGCAGGATTAAACCCTCATTCCGGTGAAGGCGGGCTGTTCGGAAGAGAAGAAATTGATGAATTAACGCCAGGAATAGAGGCAGCCAAAAAGCAAGGTGTAGACGTCAACGGACCGGTTCCCGCTGATTCCGTTTTTCACCAGGCTGCGAACGGAAAATATGATGCGGTTTTATCCCTCTATCACGACCAGGGACATATTGCAGCGAAAATGTATGATTTCGAACGAACCGTATCAGTGACGAACGGACTTCCATACCTCCGCACTTCCGTCGATCACGGCACGGCTTTTGACATTGCCGGAAAAGGACTGGCTAGCCCTGTCAGCATGGTGGAAGCAATTAAAGCAGCGGCGAAGTACACCCCGTTCTTTGAAAAGCAAAAGGCATAA